In Aerosakkonema funiforme FACHB-1375, a genomic segment contains:
- the sufC gene encoding Fe-S cluster assembly ATPase SufC, whose protein sequence is MIIENSEVILSVRNLTANVDGNQILKGVNLEIKAGEVHAIMGPNGSGKSTFSKVLAGHPAYEVTGGEVIFQGQNLLEMEPEERARGGVFLAFQYPLEIPGVSNLDFLRVAYNSRRKSQGLEELDAFDFDELIQEKLEVVKMNPAFLSRSVNEGFSGGEKKRNEILQMALLEPKLAILDETDSGLDIDALKIVANGVNQLAKPDNATLMITHYQRLLDYIVPDFVHVMESGRIITSGTKELALELEARGYDWVREEEAEVAAR, encoded by the coding sequence ATGATTATTGAGAATAGTGAGGTGATTCTGTCAGTTCGCAATCTGACGGCGAATGTTGATGGGAATCAAATTCTGAAGGGTGTGAATTTGGAAATTAAGGCGGGAGAAGTTCATGCCATTATGGGGCCAAATGGTTCGGGGAAGAGTACGTTCTCGAAGGTTTTGGCTGGACATCCCGCTTATGAGGTGACTGGCGGTGAGGTGATTTTTCAGGGACAAAATCTTCTGGAAATGGAACCGGAAGAACGGGCGCGAGGTGGTGTATTTTTGGCTTTTCAATACCCGTTAGAAATTCCGGGTGTGAGTAATTTAGATTTTCTGCGCGTTGCTTATAATTCCCGCCGCAAGAGTCAGGGTTTAGAGGAATTAGATGCGTTTGATTTTGATGAATTAATTCAAGAAAAGCTGGAAGTGGTAAAGATGAATCCGGCTTTTTTGAGTCGCAGTGTGAATGAAGGTTTTTCTGGTGGTGAGAAAAAGCGGAATGAGATTCTGCAAATGGCGCTGCTGGAACCGAAGTTAGCAATTCTGGATGAAACTGATTCTGGTTTGGATATCGACGCGCTGAAAATTGTGGCGAATGGGGTTAACCAGTTGGCAAAACCCGATAATGCGACTTTGATGATTACTCACTATCAGCGGTTGCTTGATTACATTGTGCCGGATTTTGTTCATGTGATGGAAAGCGGCAGAATTATTACTAGCGGAACTAAGGAGTTGGCGCTGGAATTGGAAGCACGCGGTTATGATTGGGTGCGGGAAGAAGAAGCTGAGGTGGCGGCGCGATGA
- a CDS encoding succinylglutamate desuccinylase/aspartoacylase family protein has protein sequence MIPIISTIPLLQLASGDRLHLQVYQFLGAQPGKKAYLQANLHGAEIVGNAVIHQLIEFLMTLDRTDIAGEILLVPVCNPLSTNQRTHYFSTGRYNIYDGKDWNRIFWDYEKECQDLETFAQSQLSFDEATIRQNYLNRIKLSFEEQLKKIDSPSSVPYDKLYRYHLQSLCLDADYVIDIHSSSNQGIDYIYGFKGREESAKAFLLDYEIWLNQYDGDAFDEAFLKPWLALEDTLAEMGKPIKFDLESWTLELGGGMQMNPESVAKGVLGIKNYLAQKGILNIAGFPLPETASHQIVFTRKTQQKKYYSPAGGVIQERVALGTSVKVGERLYQIISFNKKGELPTLIDVNAEKGGIIFDLSTNHSVNQSEYVLTVLEMDTHIETPVPE, from the coding sequence ATGATTCCCATCATTTCTACCATTCCTCTACTACAGCTTGCTTCTGGCGATCGCCTCCACCTCCAAGTATATCAATTCCTTGGCGCTCAACCGGGTAAAAAAGCATACCTTCAAGCCAATTTACATGGAGCGGAAATAGTTGGCAATGCTGTTATTCATCAGCTGATCGAGTTTTTGATGACACTCGATCGCACTGACATAGCTGGTGAAATTTTGCTTGTCCCTGTCTGCAATCCACTCAGCACCAACCAGCGTACCCACTATTTTTCCACAGGTCGATACAACATCTATGATGGCAAAGACTGGAACCGGATATTTTGGGATTATGAGAAAGAATGTCAAGATTTGGAAACATTTGCTCAATCTCAACTAAGCTTTGACGAAGCTACTATCAGGCAAAACTACCTCAACAGGATAAAGTTAAGTTTTGAAGAACAGTTAAAAAAGATCGACTCGCCTAGCAGCGTGCCTTATGACAAATTATATAGATATCATCTTCAATCATTGTGTTTAGATGCAGATTATGTGATTGACATACATAGTTCTAGCAATCAAGGTATCGATTACATTTACGGATTTAAAGGTAGAGAAGAAAGCGCCAAAGCTTTTCTACTAGATTATGAAATTTGGCTAAACCAATATGATGGGGATGCGTTTGATGAAGCTTTTCTCAAACCTTGGTTAGCCCTAGAAGATACTTTAGCAGAAATGGGAAAACCTATCAAATTCGATCTGGAATCTTGGACGCTAGAACTTGGTGGCGGAATGCAGATGAATCCTGAGTCAGTTGCCAAAGGAGTCTTGGGAATAAAAAATTACCTAGCCCAGAAAGGTATATTAAATATCGCTGGTTTTCCACTGCCTGAAACTGCATCGCATCAAATCGTATTTACTCGCAAAACTCAGCAAAAAAAATACTATTCCCCAGCAGGTGGCGTGATTCAAGAGAGAGTTGCTTTGGGCACTTCAGTAAAGGTGGGAGAAAGACTTTACCAAATTATCAGTTTTAACAAAAAGGGTGAATTACCGACTTTGATTGATGTCAATGCCGAAAAAGGTGGGATAATCTTCGATCTATCCACAAATCATTCAGTTAACCAATCAGAATATGTATTAACTGTGTTAGAAATGGATACTCACATAGAAACTCCAGTTCCCGAATAA
- a CDS encoding DUF4058 family protein, protein MPSPFPGMNPYLENPQLWSEFHNRLIVAIAIAIEPELNLNYRVAVEKRIYLSTSSDLVGIPDISIVSKQPTPTPPTSPVTLLTRIEPIPVQLPLPETVEESYLEIREMPSDRVITVIEVLSPKNKAAGVGRSTYDTKRQQVLGSRTNLVEIDLLRGGKPMPILGVRQRSDYRILVSRGSQLPQAQLYAFSVRDAIPCLSVPLQPQETEPSLDLQNLSIAVYNQARFDLAIDYRQEPYHPLKAADREWVDNLLREQGLR, encoded by the coding sequence ATGCCCTCCCCGTTTCCGGGAATGAATCCCTACCTAGAAAATCCCCAATTATGGTCAGAATTTCACAATCGCCTGATTGTAGCGATTGCTATTGCGATCGAACCGGAATTAAATCTTAACTATCGAGTGGCGGTTGAAAAGCGAATTTATCTCAGCACATCCTCTGACTTAGTGGGAATTCCCGATATCTCGATCGTCTCCAAACAGCCAACTCCAACTCCACCCACTTCTCCTGTCACCCTCCTCACTCGTATTGAACCTATTCCAGTTCAACTTCCTCTACCAGAAACAGTTGAAGAAAGCTATTTAGAAATTAGAGAAATGCCTAGCGATCGAGTTATTACCGTCATTGAGGTACTTTCTCCCAAGAATAAAGCCGCAGGAGTTGGGCGCAGCACTTACGACACCAAACGCCAGCAGGTGTTAGGTAGCCGCACCAACCTTGTAGAAATCGATCTGCTTAGAGGCGGCAAACCTATGCCGATTTTGGGAGTCAGACAGCGTAGCGACTATCGCATTTTAGTTAGTCGCGGCTCTCAACTTCCGCAAGCTCAATTATATGCGTTTAGCGTCCGCGATGCAATTCCTTGCTTAAGTGTGCCTTTGCAACCTCAAGAGACAGAACCTTCGCTCGATTTACAAAATTTATCGATCGCAGTGTACAATCAAGCCAGATTCGATTTAGCAATTGATTACCGTCAAGAACCTTATCATCCCCTAAAAGCAGCAGATCGAGAGTGGGTAGATAACCTATTGCGAGAACAAGGTTTGCGTTGA
- a CDS encoding class I SAM-dependent methyltransferase, which produces MDNYSRELCEAIALRISQTSQQRITFAEYMDLVLYHPQHGYYASDRVNIGAKGDFVTSPHMGADFGELLAEQFADMWEIMGCPAPFTLVEMGAGQGILAGDVLVYLQRRYPDFFNVIQYLIVEKSPALKKEQQQRLQDFPLRWCELSEIPSNSIIGCCFSNELVDAFPVHQFAIDKGQLREIYVITQDGINFIEVTDEPSTDRLDRYFELLGIGITSPVYPDGYRSEVNLAALDWLTAIADKLQRGYLLTIDYGYPGDRYYNPARNQGTLQCYYQHRHHDNPYINIGKQDITAHVNFTALEKWGELCGLQKIGFTQQALFLMALGLGDRIASLSSSNATNSKAIVQVLQRRDALHQMMNPMGLGGFGVLIQCKGLTEAERLRCLKGLSMP; this is translated from the coding sequence ATGGATAATTACAGTCGGGAATTATGTGAGGCGATCGCACTTCGCATTTCCCAAACTTCTCAACAACGCATTACGTTTGCCGAATACATGGATTTGGTGCTGTATCACCCGCAGCACGGCTACTATGCGAGCGATCGAGTTAATATTGGCGCAAAAGGTGATTTTGTTACTTCTCCTCATATGGGTGCGGATTTTGGCGAATTGCTAGCCGAACAATTTGCCGATATGTGGGAAATTATGGGATGTCCAGCACCTTTTACGCTGGTGGAAATGGGGGCGGGACAAGGGATTTTAGCAGGTGATGTTTTGGTTTATCTGCAACGGCGATATCCCGATTTCTTCAATGTTATACAATACCTGATTGTTGAAAAATCGCCTGCACTGAAAAAAGAACAGCAACAGCGATTGCAAGATTTTCCTCTGCGCTGGTGCGAACTTTCAGAAATACCAAGTAATTCGATTATCGGTTGTTGTTTTTCTAATGAATTAGTCGATGCTTTTCCGGTACATCAGTTTGCGATCGACAAAGGACAACTGCGAGAAATTTATGTGATAACTCAGGATGGCATTAATTTTATTGAAGTTACCGATGAACCTTCTACAGATAGATTAGATCGATATTTTGAATTATTAGGAATTGGCATAACATCGCCTGTTTATCCTGACGGTTATCGCAGCGAAGTAAACTTAGCCGCTTTGGATTGGTTAACTGCAATTGCAGATAAACTACAGCGCGGATATCTGCTGACGATTGACTACGGTTATCCTGGCGATCGCTATTATAACCCAGCCCGCAATCAAGGCACTCTACAATGTTACTATCAGCACCGACATCACGACAATCCTTATATAAATATCGGCAAACAAGATATCACCGCCCATGTGAATTTTACCGCCTTGGAAAAATGGGGTGAATTGTGCGGTTTGCAGAAGATTGGTTTTACTCAACAAGCGTTATTTTTGATGGCGTTGGGATTGGGCGATCGCATCGCTTCTCTCTCTTCCAGTAACGCTACGAATAGTAAAGCAATTGTGCAAGTTTTGCAGCGTCGCGATGCTTTACACCAAATGATGAACCCAATGGGTTTGGGCGGTTTTGGTGTATTAATTCAATGTAAAGGATTGACAGAAGCAGAAAGATTGCGCTGTTTGAAAGGTTTGAGTATGCCATAG
- the sufD gene encoding Fe-S cluster assembly protein SufD — translation MSSQVLTSTNRDAYLGELLDRVYKSTSPQLSSPAGREIEELRDRASSVVLEHTFPTTRDEAWRFTDISPLLQVNFQLPETSAIPSLPLSDIKPLIFSEAADSRLVFVNGVYAPQLSSVANIPSGLFVGNLTQLPENYLSRLPNYLGKQQGAVEVFTALNTAGFTDAAVVWVARNQIVETPIHLLFISTLSESPIISQPRCLVVAETNSQVTLVEDYLTISDWCVNNANPYFVNTVTEIWAEENAQVNHSRIQRDSKVAFHIGKTAVSQARYSRYTCNAINMGGKISRHNLEIFQTGEQTETTLNGLTMISGEQLADTHSEIVLNCPHSTTRQLQKNIASDRSHIVFNGRVFVAKAAQLTDAGQLNRNLLLSPKARVDTKPQLEIIADNVKCTHGATVSQLDDEEIFYLQSRGLDKVSAYNLLVDAFAAEIINLIPLTSVETMLSQCVACRAI, via the coding sequence ATGAGTAGTCAAGTTTTAACTTCTACAAATAGGGATGCGTATCTGGGGGAGTTGTTAGATCGGGTTTATAAATCTACCTCACCCCAATTATCTTCGCCTGCGGGGAGGGAGATAGAGGAATTGCGCGATCGCGCATCATCTGTTGTCCTCGAACACACTTTCCCTACCACAAGGGATGAGGCGTGGCGCTTTACCGATATTTCGCCTTTGTTGCAGGTGAATTTTCAGCTACCGGAAACGAGTGCAATTCCATCTCTACCTTTATCCGATATTAAACCGCTGATTTTCTCGGAAGCAGCAGACAGTCGGTTGGTTTTTGTCAATGGCGTTTATGCGCCTCAACTGTCTTCAGTTGCTAATATCCCAAGTGGTTTATTCGTTGGTAATTTAACCCAATTACCTGAAAATTATCTTTCGCGTTTACCAAATTATTTGGGCAAGCAACAAGGTGCAGTTGAAGTTTTCACCGCCCTCAATACGGCGGGATTTACAGATGCAGCAGTCGTATGGGTGGCGAGAAATCAAATCGTGGAAACGCCTATCCATCTACTGTTTATCTCTACGCTAAGCGAATCGCCGATTATTTCTCAGCCGCGCTGTTTGGTGGTAGCAGAAACTAACAGTCAAGTAACTTTGGTTGAAGATTACTTGACAATTAGTGACTGGTGTGTAAACAATGCTAATCCCTACTTTGTGAATACGGTAACGGAAATTTGGGCTGAAGAAAATGCCCAAGTTAACCACAGTCGCATTCAGCGAGATAGTAAGGTAGCTTTTCACATTGGCAAAACTGCTGTAAGCCAAGCGCGTTACAGTCGCTATACTTGCAATGCGATTAATATGGGTGGGAAAATATCTCGCCATAATTTAGAAATATTCCAAACTGGCGAACAAACCGAAACCACTCTCAACGGTTTGACGATGATTTCTGGGGAACAGTTGGCGGATACTCACAGCGAGATAGTTCTGAATTGTCCCCACAGTACGACTCGTCAGTTGCAGAAGAATATCGCAAGCGATCGCTCTCATATTGTATTCAATGGTAGAGTCTTTGTCGCCAAAGCAGCGCAACTGACAGATGCGGGACAACTCAACCGCAATTTGCTGCTTTCGCCAAAAGCGAGAGTCGATACAAAACCCCAACTGGAAATTATTGCCGATAACGTCAAATGTACGCACGGCGCAACGGTGAGTCAGTTGGATGATGAGGAAATCTTCTACCTGCAAAGTCGCGGTTTAGATAAAGTCAGCGCCTACAATTTGCTGGTTGATGCTTTTGCGGCGGAAATTATTAACCTAATTCCGCTGACTTCCGTGGAAACAATGCTTTCTCAGTGCGTTGCTTGTCGAGCGATTTAA
- the sufR gene encoding iron-sulfur cluster biosynthesis transcriptional regulator SufR, whose product MTTTQQPSTPSTPSTPSTKEDILQHLMKRGQATAQELADSLDISPQAIRRHLKDLEAEELIEYQSVQVGMGRPQHVYRLSHKGRDRFPNSHGRFAVALLDTMAETLGHEQVDLILHKQWERKALEYRDRVGTGSLQERVLKLAELRKAEGYMTDWYPIETDGAKNGNCFQFMFIEHHCAISDVAESFPSVCSHELDMFVGIFPDCTVERTHWLINGEHRCGYMIAKKTKI is encoded by the coding sequence ATGACCACTACTCAGCAACCCTCCACTCCCTCTACTCCCTCTACTCCCTCTACTAAAGAAGACATCCTGCAACATTTGATGAAGCGGGGTCAAGCAACGGCGCAGGAGTTGGCCGATTCGCTGGACATCAGCCCGCAAGCCATTCGCCGCCATCTCAAGGATTTAGAAGCAGAAGAGCTGATCGAGTATCAATCGGTACAGGTGGGGATGGGGCGTCCCCAGCACGTCTATCGTTTGAGTCACAAGGGACGCGATCGCTTCCCCAACAGTCACGGTAGATTTGCAGTTGCTCTCCTAGATACAATGGCGGAAACCCTCGGTCACGAGCAGGTAGATCTAATACTACACAAACAATGGGAGCGCAAGGCACTGGAATATCGCGATCGCGTCGGTACGGGTTCCCTCCAAGAGCGCGTCCTCAAGTTAGCAGAACTACGTAAAGCCGAAGGCTATATGACCGACTGGTATCCTATAGAAACTGATGGTGCCAAAAATGGCAATTGCTTCCAATTCATGTTCATCGAGCATCATTGCGCCATTTCTGACGTTGCCGAATCTTTCCCCAGTGTTTGCAGCCACGAACTAGATATGTTTGTAGGTATTTTCCCCGATTGTACGGTCGAGCGTACCCACTGGCTCATTAATGGAGAACATCGCTGCGGTTATATGATCGCAAAAAAAACTAAAATTTAA
- a CDS encoding SDR family NAD(P)-dependent oxidoreductase, translated as MSKEKFLTGRVAMVTGGASGMGRAMALAFAEGGADVAIGSRTASTSRCKAEIEARGVRALAIDLDVTSTDSVQAFYDAVVENFGKVDILANSAGIGLEQTICGHPDELWHQVIDINLNGAYRTIKLCLPGMISRRWGRIINIASTAASVGSATNPAYCTSKAAVVALTRCVALEGAPHGVSCNAISPGWVETDLGKNWMAELAESSGQSLEDYISATIQSNPQKRMIQPQEIGALALFLCRDEAFGITMQNLTVSAGSLW; from the coding sequence ATGAGTAAAGAAAAATTTCTGACAGGTCGTGTCGCTATGGTAACGGGCGGAGCTTCTGGTATGGGCAGGGCTATGGCTCTCGCTTTTGCGGAAGGTGGGGCTGATGTGGCGATCGGCTCTCGTACTGCTAGCACGAGTCGGTGCAAAGCGGAAATTGAAGCACGGGGAGTTAGGGCGCTGGCGATCGACCTTGATGTGACATCTACTGACTCGGTGCAAGCTTTTTACGATGCTGTAGTAGAAAACTTCGGTAAAGTAGATATCCTAGCCAATTCTGCGGGAATCGGTCTAGAACAGACAATATGCGGACATCCCGACGAGCTATGGCATCAAGTCATCGATATTAACCTCAATGGTGCCTATCGCACCATCAAGCTTTGTCTGCCGGGAATGATTTCGCGCCGATGGGGTCGGATTATCAATATTGCCTCGACTGCTGCCTCAGTCGGTTCTGCCACGAATCCTGCCTATTGTACTTCCAAAGCGGCAGTCGTAGCTTTAACCCGCTGTGTGGCCTTGGAAGGTGCCCCTCACGGCGTTTCCTGTAATGCAATCAGTCCGGGTTGGGTTGAAACCGATTTGGGGAAAAACTGGATGGCAGAACTGGCCGAAAGCAGTGGCCAGAGTTTAGAAGATTACATTAGTGCCACAATACAATCTAATCCCCAGAAGAGGATGATTCAGCCTCAAGAAATTGGCGCATTAGCGTTATTTCTCTGTCGCGATGAAGCTTTTGGAATTACGATGCAAAATCTGACTGTATCGGCGGGTTCGCTTTGGTAG
- the sufB gene encoding Fe-S cluster assembly protein SufB → MSATVKTLVNQPYKYGFVTDIEADVIPRGLNEDIIRLISAKKNEPEFMLEFRLKAYRQWLKMAEPTWPQVKYPPINYQDIIYYSAPKQKPKKLNSLEEVDPALLETFEKLGIPLSEQKRLSNVAVDAIFDSVSVATTFKEKLAKEGVIFCSISEALKEYPELVQKYLGSVVPIADNYYAALNSAVFSDGSFVYIPKNTRCPMELSTYFRINTGDSGQFERTLIIAEEGSYVSYLEGCTAPMFDTNQLHAAVVELVALDNAEIKYSTVQNWYAGDENGKGGIYNFVTKRGLCQGVNSKISWTQVETGSAITWKYPSCVLVGDNSVGEFYSVALTNHKQQADTGTKMIHVGKNTRSTIISKGISAGNSQNSYRGLVKIGPKAEGARNYSQCDSMLIGDNAQANTFPYIQVQNNIGKVEHEASTSKIGEDQLFYFSQRGISQEDAISMMISGFCKDVFNQLPMEFAVEADRLLSLKLEGSVG, encoded by the coding sequence ATGAGTGCCACCGTCAAAACCTTAGTAAATCAGCCTTACAAATACGGCTTTGTCACCGATATCGAGGCAGACGTTATTCCTCGCGGTCTTAACGAGGATATCATTCGTCTGATCTCAGCCAAGAAAAACGAGCCAGAATTCATGCTGGAGTTTCGCCTCAAAGCATACCGGCAATGGCTGAAGATGGCTGAGCCAACCTGGCCCCAAGTAAAATATCCACCAATTAATTATCAAGATATTATCTATTACTCGGCTCCCAAGCAAAAGCCCAAAAAGCTCAACAGCTTGGAGGAAGTAGACCCTGCCTTGTTGGAAACCTTTGAGAAGTTGGGCATTCCCCTATCCGAGCAAAAGCGCCTTTCTAACGTAGCAGTAGACGCCATCTTCGATAGCGTTTCCGTCGCGACTACCTTCAAGGAAAAGCTAGCGAAGGAAGGGGTGATCTTCTGTTCCATCTCGGAAGCTTTGAAAGAATATCCAGAGTTGGTACAGAAATACCTTGGCAGCGTAGTGCCGATCGCAGATAATTACTACGCCGCCCTCAACTCAGCCGTCTTCAGCGATGGTTCCTTCGTTTACATACCCAAGAACACTCGCTGTCCGATGGAATTGTCCACCTACTTCCGCATCAACACAGGCGACTCCGGGCAGTTTGAGCGGACGCTGATTATAGCAGAAGAAGGTAGCTATGTGTCATATTTGGAAGGCTGTACCGCTCCCATGTTTGACACCAACCAATTGCACGCAGCGGTAGTAGAATTAGTCGCTTTAGATAACGCCGAAATCAAATATTCCACAGTGCAAAACTGGTACGCTGGCGATGAAAATGGCAAAGGCGGTATCTACAACTTTGTCACCAAGCGGGGACTGTGCCAAGGAGTCAATTCCAAGATTTCTTGGACGCAGGTAGAAACTGGTTCGGCTATTACTTGGAAATATCCCAGTTGCGTGCTGGTAGGTGATAATTCTGTGGGAGAATTCTACTCGGTAGCGCTAACCAATCACAAACAGCAAGCCGATACAGGAACCAAGATGATCCACGTCGGCAAAAACACCCGCAGCACGATTATTTCCAAAGGTATTTCTGCTGGAAATTCCCAAAATAGTTATCGCGGCTTAGTGAAAATTGGCCCAAAAGCAGAAGGTGCAAGAAATTATTCCCAGTGCGACTCAATGCTGATTGGCGATAATGCCCAAGCGAATACTTTCCCTTACATTCAAGTGCAGAATAACATCGGTAAAGTTGAGCATGAGGCATCTACTTCCAAGATTGGGGAAGACCAATTATTCTACTTCTCGCAACGAGGCATTTCCCAAGAAGATGCTATCTCGATGATGATTAGCGGTTTCTGTAAGGATGTCTTCAATCAATTGCCGATGGAATTTGCTGTGGAAGCTGACAGATTGTTGAGTCTGAAATTGGAAGGAAGTGTAGGGTAA
- a CDS encoding ATP-dependent 6-phosphofructokinase: MGEQKRIGILTSGGDCAGLNAVIRAVVCRAVGTYDWKVLGIRQATQGLMSDPPQFIPLDLDKVDNLLTAGGTVLGTTNKGDPFAFPMSDGTVRDRSEDIIAGYHQLGLDAIIGIGGDGSLAILRKLAQQGNLNLVAIPKTIDNDLGSTEHSIGFDTAVNIATEALDRLHFTAASHSRVMILEVMGRDAGHIAISAGIAGGADVILIPEIPYQIANVCQKIYDRQSQGKNYSLIVVSEAVRTEEGEPVMSTNRLGQCRLGGIGQYLSDKICACSNAETRVTVLGHIQRGGTPSPLDRLTASAFGVAAVDLIAEGKYDRMVSWQNRQVVDVPIAEAIAQYRAVDLNGTLVKTARGLGICLGD, encoded by the coding sequence ATGGGAGAACAAAAACGGATTGGAATTTTAACCAGCGGAGGCGACTGCGCTGGCTTGAATGCTGTGATTCGCGCCGTTGTGTGTCGCGCTGTAGGTACCTACGACTGGAAAGTTTTGGGAATCCGTCAAGCTACGCAAGGATTGATGAGCGATCCGCCTCAATTTATACCCCTTGATTTGGATAAGGTTGATAATTTGCTCACGGCGGGCGGTACGGTATTGGGAACGACAAACAAGGGAGACCCATTTGCTTTCCCGATGTCGGATGGAACTGTGCGCGATCGCTCGGAAGATATTATCGCCGGTTACCATCAGCTTGGTTTGGACGCCATCATCGGTATTGGTGGCGACGGCAGTTTGGCTATTTTAAGAAAATTGGCCCAGCAAGGCAACCTCAATCTTGTTGCTATACCCAAAACTATTGATAATGACTTAGGAAGTACCGAGCATTCGATCGGTTTTGATACTGCGGTCAACATTGCCACAGAAGCACTGGATAGGTTGCATTTTACCGCTGCCAGTCACAGTCGGGTGATGATCCTGGAAGTGATGGGGCGCGATGCGGGACACATCGCCATCAGTGCGGGAATTGCTGGGGGTGCGGATGTGATCCTGATTCCAGAAATTCCCTATCAAATTGCCAATGTGTGCCAAAAAATTTACGATCGCCAGTCTCAGGGTAAGAATTACTCTTTGATAGTGGTGTCGGAGGCTGTTCGCACTGAGGAAGGCGAACCTGTAATGAGTACCAATCGCTTGGGGCAATGTCGATTGGGTGGGATCGGGCAATATTTGTCTGATAAAATCTGTGCCTGTAGCAATGCGGAAACGCGAGTCACAGTTTTGGGACACATCCAAAGAGGCGGAACGCCTTCGCCGCTGGATCGATTGACTGCTTCTGCTTTTGGTGTGGCGGCAGTAGATCTGATCGCAGAGGGTAAGTACGATCGCATGGTAAGCTGGCAAAACCGCCAAGTTGTCGATGTGCCAATAGCAGAGGCGATCGCGCAATACCGAGCTGTAGATCTCAACGGTACTCTCGTCAAAACTGCACGAGGTTTGGGTATTTGTCTGGGAGACTAG
- a CDS encoding histidine phosphatase family protein — protein MSLKLYFLRHGQTGCSQQNFFCGSIDPELTPDGYEMAKAFAAFYRFLPWKAIYSSPMGRTKATAQPLCDAIEMEMQLRDGLKEINYGKWEGLPPETVDREYHDDYIRWTADPAWYPPTEGEPAVAIAHRSLQVIEEIKQRYNNGNVLIVSHKATIRIILCSLLGIDVGRFRYRIGCPVGSVSIVEFGSQGPLLHALADRTHLDERLRNLPGT, from the coding sequence GTGAGTCTAAAGCTATATTTCCTGCGCCACGGACAAACGGGATGCAGCCAGCAAAACTTTTTCTGCGGTTCGATAGACCCAGAATTAACGCCAGACGGCTATGAAATGGCAAAGGCTTTTGCAGCGTTCTACCGTTTTTTACCCTGGAAAGCTATCTACTCCAGTCCGATGGGACGTACCAAGGCGACGGCGCAACCTCTATGCGACGCGATCGAAATGGAAATGCAACTGCGGGATGGTTTGAAAGAAATCAACTATGGCAAGTGGGAAGGTTTACCGCCGGAAACAGTCGATCGCGAATACCACGACGACTACATTCGTTGGACAGCAGATCCCGCTTGGTATCCACCGACTGAAGGGGAACCTGCTGTTGCGATCGCGCACCGTTCCTTACAAGTAATCGAAGAAATCAAACAGCGCTACAACAACGGCAATGTTTTAATTGTCTCCCACAAAGCTACCATCCGCATTATCTTGTGCAGCCTCCTGGGAATTGACGTAGGGCGCTTCCGCTATCGCATCGGATGTCCCGTGGGATCGGTCAGTATCGTTGAATTTGGCTCTCAGGGGCCATTATTGCACGCACTGGCCGATCGCACCCATCTAGACGAGCGTTTGCGTAACTTACCCGGTACTTAG